The following proteins come from a genomic window of Dermacentor albipictus isolate Rhodes 1998 colony chromosome 8, USDA_Dalb.pri_finalv2, whole genome shotgun sequence:
- the LOC135915646 gene encoding uncharacterized protein, protein MITCWKPTTAAASTMLLFSMLVVLCPAYVLVHHAGVVPQTQVVYQTPYQPPVVPVAGPGQPHVIYHYGLGGVRPELQPPVVFVRVIPAYPPPNQPPLQPPFIEEVPPVFKNPPPDPEDTPPAKKPGIQGRGGRRPDCPEVDNKKGIPPPPTRKPSKRGRGTQTRKSRRPPAEATTRRPPSKANRRVNPKSERLSTGRLTRARNP, encoded by the exons ATGATCACGTGTTGGAAACCGACGACCGCGGCTGCTTCCACGATG ctGCTTTTCAGCATGCTCGTGGTGCTGTGTCCAGCCTACGTGCTCGTCCACCACGCTGGCGTTGTTCCCCAGACTCAGGTGGTGTACCAGACGCCGTATCAACCCCCTGTGGTGCCCGTGGCGGGTCCAGGACAGCCACACGTCATCTATCACTACGGGCTCGGAGGCGTGAG GCCCGAACTGCAACCTCCCGTAGTGTTCGTGCGAGTGATTCCCGCGTATCCGCCGCCGAACCAGCCTCCCTTGCAGCCTCCGTTCATCGAGGAAGTGCCACCCGTATTCAAGAACCCACCTCCAGACCCCGAAGACACCCCGCCTGCCAAGAAGCCCGGCATCCAGGGACGCGGAGGTCGCCGCCCGGACTGTCCCGAGGTGGACAACAAGAAGGGAATCCCACCACCGCCCACCCGTAAGCCCTCGAAGAGGGGCCGCGGCACTCAGACGAGGAAGTCCAGGAGGCCGCCGGCGGAGGCGACCACCCGAAGACCACCGAGCAAGGCCAACCGCCGCGTCAACCCCAAGAGCGAACGCCTGAGTACCGGGAGGCTAACCCGCGCCAGGAATCCCTAA